One window of the Archangium primigenium genome contains the following:
- a CDS encoding YncE family protein, which translates to MKSFLLARLLAPLLLGACADTEPTLDYGHPNAWPEPPVLPELGAGRIVVTNSMDDTVSLLPLDGMDTPDWGELARVPVGLNPVEMEGPHHAAFSPAGDFYYVGLSYSVPGAGSGPHGAHGTGTADGYCLKLDARTNRLVASTRVDRNPGDLVISRDGRTLYQTHFDLLRVQEVARTGGTRAQMNATLVLIDTDTMKVKKKVSVCPAPHAVRLSPDETRAYVACLSDEIAVVRLDDPAYPVTLVPLPQAGTPVSPRHSPYALTASHTDGRVWVSTLNGSTVYALDPATGGLVAEGAVVPEGTSPLRQGIPMFGDLSADGKTLFMPYQRVEAVAIIDVTGARPVIKGTIDLAPEGCLNVHQVTLLPEGDKALAVCEGDHVGPGTLHVLALKTGEVTKTVRVGIYPDSVGILRRRP; encoded by the coding sequence ATGAAGTCCTTCCTGCTCGCGCGGCTGCTCGCGCCGCTCCTGCTCGGGGCCTGCGCGGACACCGAGCCCACGCTCGACTACGGCCACCCGAACGCCTGGCCCGAGCCCCCCGTCCTGCCGGAACTCGGCGCGGGGCGCATCGTCGTCACCAACAGCATGGACGACACAGTGAGCCTCTTGCCCCTGGACGGCATGGACACGCCGGACTGGGGCGAGCTCGCGCGCGTGCCCGTGGGGCTCAACCCCGTGGAGATGGAGGGGCCGCACCACGCCGCCTTCTCGCCCGCCGGGGACTTCTATTACGTGGGCCTGTCCTACTCGGTGCCCGGCGCGGGCTCGGGGCCGCACGGCGCGCACGGCACCGGCACCGCGGACGGCTACTGCCTCAAGCTGGACGCGCGCACCAACCGGCTCGTGGCCTCCACGCGCGTGGACAGGAACCCCGGCGACCTCGTCATCAGCCGCGACGGGCGCACGCTCTACCAGACCCACTTCGACCTGCTGCGGGTGCAGGAGGTGGCGCGCACGGGCGGCACACGCGCGCAGATGAACGCCACGCTGGTGCTCATCGACACGGACACCATGAAGGTGAAGAAGAAGGTGTCCGTGTGCCCCGCGCCCCACGCGGTGCGCCTGTCCCCGGACGAGACGCGGGCCTATGTCGCCTGCCTCTCGGACGAAATCGCCGTGGTGCGGCTGGACGACCCCGCCTACCCCGTCACGCTCGTGCCCCTGCCCCAGGCCGGCACGCCCGTGTCCCCGCGCCACTCCCCCTATGCGCTCACCGCGTCCCACACGGACGGCCGGGTGTGGGTGAGCACCCTCAATGGATCCACGGTGTACGCCCTGGATCCCGCCACGGGAGGCCTGGTGGCGGAGGGCGCGGTGGTGCCCGAGGGAACGAGCCCCCTGCGGCAGGGGATTCCGATGTTCGGTGACCTGAGCGCGGACGGGAAGACACTGTTCATGCCCTACCAGCGCGTGGAGGCCGTGGCCATCATCGACGTGACCGGCGCCAGGCCTGTCATTAAAGGAACGATCGACCTGGCACCCGAGGGCTGTCTCAACGTGCATCAGGTGACGCTGCTGCCCGAGGGCGACAAGGCCCTGGCGGTGTGCGAGGGAGATCACGTGGGACCGGGAACGCTGCACGTGTTGGCGCTGAAGACGGGCGAGGTCACGAAGACGGTGCGGGTGGGCATCTACCCGGACTCGGTGGGCATCTTGAGGAGAAGGCCATGA
- a CDS encoding carboxypeptidase-like regulatory domain-containing protein: MKTPAWMLMPALLGLACGQPAPEVPAPDEVASASAAVASAVFSGTVLDNRGVPVANARVTINNILRLTNSAGAYSVSVAESKTGYVLDIRKDGYSPVNELKTEGLLNQKHVLALGYTAKFDPQRETTLRDPTRNITVKIPVGSLVTASGVAATGSVTFTIVGHGPRDMPGDWTARNAAGTPVALETVGAVTLAATDAAGNSLTLAVGKVLDVQLPVPTELGGRMPACVLNATCRTTVWRFEPKTGQWSEPGQAVASAQFNTTGSSLKIVGIRKSTIDPADGLGTWNADIEHRNPACTIIEFVNVPLDCYNPPPAASVEPGLEMGFEQMTSGNVPFGKSATVRSSAAFTVLYNLRGNTPLDLSVEFPPGAPAWCAGNLSLTSTPGAIAPYPQFWSTGGRTRFNSGTLSFVGYPKNSLGANITFADVATGDHPCGSHVFVQTHP, encoded by the coding sequence ATGAAGACCCCCGCTTGGATGTTGATGCCCGCCCTGTTGGGCCTCGCCTGTGGTCAGCCCGCGCCGGAAGTGCCCGCCCCCGACGAGGTCGCGTCCGCGTCCGCCGCCGTGGCCTCGGCCGTCTTCTCGGGCACGGTGCTCGACAACCGCGGCGTCCCCGTGGCCAACGCACGCGTGACCATCAACAACATCCTGCGTCTCACGAACAGCGCGGGCGCGTACTCCGTCTCCGTGGCGGAATCCAAGACAGGCTATGTGCTCGACATCCGCAAGGATGGGTATTCCCCGGTGAATGAGCTCAAGACCGAGGGGCTGCTCAATCAGAAGCATGTGCTCGCGCTCGGCTACACCGCGAAGTTCGATCCCCAGCGCGAGACGACCCTGCGCGACCCCACCCGGAACATCACCGTGAAGATTCCCGTGGGCAGCCTGGTGACGGCCTCGGGCGTGGCCGCGACGGGCTCGGTGACCTTCACCATCGTCGGACATGGGCCGCGCGACATGCCGGGAGACTGGACGGCGCGCAACGCCGCCGGAACCCCGGTGGCGCTCGAGACCGTGGGCGCGGTGACGCTGGCGGCCACGGATGCCGCGGGCAACTCGTTGACGCTGGCGGTGGGCAAGGTGCTGGACGTGCAGCTCCCGGTGCCGACGGAGCTGGGGGGGCGGATGCCCGCGTGCGTGCTCAACGCCACGTGCCGCACCACGGTCTGGCGCTTCGAGCCGAAGACGGGCCAGTGGAGCGAGCCGGGTCAGGCGGTCGCGTCGGCGCAATTCAACACCACGGGCTCGTCCCTGAAGATCGTGGGCATCCGCAAGAGCACCATCGATCCGGCGGACGGTCTGGGCACGTGGAACGCGGACATCGAGCACCGCAACCCCGCGTGCACCATCATCGAGTTCGTCAACGTGCCGCTGGATTGCTACAACCCGCCGCCCGCCGCGAGCGTGGAGCCGGGCCTCGAGATGGGCTTCGAGCAGATGACGTCGGGCAACGTGCCCTTCGGCAAGAGCGCGACGGTGCGCTCCAGCGCGGCGTTCACCGTGCTCTACAACCTGCGCGGCAACACGCCGCTGGACCTGTCCGTGGAGTTCCCGCCGGGCGCGCCGGCCTGGTGCGCGGGCAACCTGTCGCTCACGTCCACGCCGGGGGCGATCGCGCCCTATCCCCAGTTCTGGAGCACGGGCGGGCGCACGCGCTTCAACTCGGGCACGCTCAGCTTCGTGGGCTACCCGAAGAACTCGCTGGGCGCGAACATCACCTTCGCGGACGTGGCCACGGGTGACCATCCCTGCGGCTCGCACGTCTTCGTCCAGACGCACCCGTAG
- a CDS encoding class I SAM-dependent methyltransferase, with protein sequence MSRLETAMLSIRRALLPLSTAALVGLSACAHAPAPDAASAHHHREHVSPTMPHRFENAEEWAKRFEEPGRDAWQKPDEVVRALGLAADAKVADIGSGTGYFAVRLARAVPQGRVYGVDVEPDMTRYLGERARKEGLGNLEAVQATPDDPKLPAPVDLALIVDTYHHVGERVAWLQKLGGSLTPGGRVAIVDFRPDSPKGPPAKHKLSSAQVTEELRAAGYVPTQSFDFLPDQYFLVFQRQTP encoded by the coding sequence ATGTCCCGACTGGAGACCGCCATGCTGTCCATCCGCCGCGCCCTGCTGCCGCTGTCCACCGCCGCGCTCGTGGGGCTGTCCGCCTGCGCGCACGCCCCCGCGCCCGACGCCGCGTCCGCGCACCACCACCGGGAGCACGTCTCGCCGACGATGCCGCACCGCTTCGAGAACGCCGAGGAGTGGGCGAAGCGCTTCGAGGAGCCCGGGCGGGACGCATGGCAGAAGCCCGACGAGGTGGTGCGGGCGCTGGGCCTGGCGGCGGACGCGAAGGTGGCGGACATCGGCTCGGGGACGGGCTACTTCGCGGTGCGGCTGGCGCGCGCGGTGCCCCAGGGACGCGTGTATGGCGTGGACGTCGAGCCCGACATGACGCGCTATCTCGGGGAGCGCGCCCGGAAGGAGGGGCTCGGCAACCTGGAGGCGGTGCAGGCCACGCCGGACGACCCGAAGCTGCCCGCGCCCGTGGACCTGGCCCTCATCGTGGACACGTACCACCACGTGGGCGAGCGCGTGGCCTGGCTCCAGAAGCTGGGGGGCTCGCTCACGCCGGGCGGGCGGGTGGCCATCGTGGACTTCCGACCCGATTCGCCCAAGGGTCCGCCGGCGAAGCACAAGCTGTCGTCCGCACAGGTGACGGAGGAACTGCGCGCCGCGGGCTATGTGCCGACGCAGTCCTTCGACTTCCTCCCGGACCAGTATTTTCTCGTGTTCCAGCGCCAGACGCCCTGA
- a CDS encoding WD40/YVTN/BNR-like repeat-containing protein, whose product MRPSTSLRLVGRLLPLALLAPPALAHNGYPDTTSLTIRRDHPEDLLLGATFGAIVSHDRGKSWSWLCPEALSYGGWRPETYLWQPEGTLLAVTGSDLIVSKDQGCTWNKHPFFTPPRARDKVLWPIGLASPASHPQRLWVTTGRSGTTNGLYRSDDNGETFTLTSLASDTDVYPSVKVAPSDPTRLYVSASTPDGLRIHRSDDEGLTWTTYPHPFADLPTNSRPYDLFVLRVADHDPDRLWARVTSTDSAGIWTYILESRDGGRTFRSIIHPSGQAHDGLDEPFINMEVSADGDTAWAATQTRLFRVRVGETRATMLALPDGNACAERHDGTLYVCGASRLHDWALATTSDDGDSYTPLFNLPDMKPPACPAGTPGHDICRSRWPQFAPTIEADPTLPSEPPPDAGVPDAGPSEPPDAGGPDIPGEPPPAPTPPPKKGCAATDGAPLLLLAPLVLGLSRRFRRTHPEPTP is encoded by the coding sequence TTGAGACCGTCCACCTCGCTCCGCCTCGTGGGGCGTCTGCTGCCCCTCGCGCTGCTCGCCCCGCCCGCCCTGGCGCACAACGGCTACCCCGACACCACCAGCCTCACCATCCGCCGCGATCACCCCGAGGACCTGCTGCTCGGGGCCACCTTCGGCGCCATCGTCTCCCACGACCGCGGCAAGAGCTGGAGCTGGCTCTGCCCCGAGGCCCTCTCCTACGGCGGCTGGCGTCCGGAGACCTACCTCTGGCAGCCCGAGGGCACCCTGCTCGCCGTCACCGGCTCGGACCTCATCGTCTCCAAGGACCAGGGCTGCACCTGGAACAAGCACCCCTTCTTCACCCCCCCACGCGCCCGCGACAAGGTGCTCTGGCCCATCGGCCTCGCCTCGCCCGCCTCCCACCCCCAGCGCCTCTGGGTCACCACCGGCCGCTCCGGCACCACCAACGGCCTGTACCGCAGCGACGACAACGGCGAGACGTTCACCCTCACCTCCCTCGCGAGCGACACGGACGTCTACCCGAGCGTGAAGGTGGCGCCCTCGGACCCCACGCGCCTCTACGTGTCCGCGAGCACCCCGGACGGCCTGCGCATCCACCGCAGCGACGACGAGGGCCTCACCTGGACGACCTACCCCCACCCCTTCGCGGACCTCCCCACCAACTCGCGCCCGTATGACCTGTTCGTCCTTCGCGTGGCCGACCACGACCCCGACCGGCTCTGGGCGCGCGTCACCTCCACGGACAGCGCCGGCATCTGGACGTACATCCTGGAGAGCCGCGACGGCGGCCGGACGTTCCGCTCCATCATCCACCCCAGCGGTCAGGCCCATGACGGCCTGGACGAGCCCTTCATCAACATGGAGGTCTCCGCGGACGGCGACACGGCGTGGGCCGCCACCCAGACGCGCCTGTTCCGCGTGCGCGTCGGGGAGACGCGCGCCACCATGCTCGCCCTGCCCGACGGCAACGCCTGCGCCGAGCGCCACGACGGCACGCTCTACGTCTGCGGCGCCTCGCGACTGCACGACTGGGCCCTGGCCACCACGTCTGATGACGGCGACTCGTACACGCCCCTCTTCAACCTGCCCGACATGAAGCCCCCGGCCTGTCCCGCCGGCACACCGGGGCATGACATCTGCCGGAGCCGCTGGCCCCAGTTCGCCCCCACCATCGAGGCCGACCCCACCCTGCCCTCCGAGCCCCCGCCCGACGCGGGCGTGCCGGACGCGGGCCCCTCGGAGCCCCCGGACGCGGGCGGCCCGGACATTCCCGGGGAGCCGCCCCCCGCCCCGACCCCGCCCCCGAAGAAGGGCTGCGCCGCCACGGACGGGGCGCCGCTGCTGCTGCTCGCCCCGCTCGTCCTCGGCCTGTCGCGCCGCTTCCGCCGCACCCACCCGGAGCCCACCCCATGA
- a CDS encoding NUDIX hydrolase translates to MSDGRPWDGDWRARLHARVRERGYDSLTAFAEARPTDTLVALARQLGEEDIAGVQVLSGLLAEAERARRVTRFVRGVLVRMYSQALPEGWPAVLDDAHRFKVAKMLGRWFAYAPETHQERVDRASDALLATPPPIGWRPLGPDDELLRVLLPDDTV, encoded by the coding sequence ATGAGTGATGGACGTCCCTGGGACGGAGATTGGAGGGCCCGCCTCCATGCGCGGGTTCGCGAGCGGGGCTACGACTCACTCACCGCGTTCGCGGAAGCGCGACCCACCGACACCCTCGTGGCCTTGGCCAGGCAACTGGGCGAGGAAGACATCGCGGGCGTCCAGGTCTTGAGCGGTCTGCTCGCGGAGGCGGAGCGTGCGAGACGCGTCACCCGCTTCGTGCGGGGTGTGCTCGTGCGCATGTACTCCCAAGCGCTTCCCGAGGGCTGGCCGGCCGTGCTGGATGATGCCCACCGGTTCAAGGTCGCCAAGATGCTGGGGCGATGGTTCGCCTACGCTCCCGAGACGCACCAGGAGCGCGTCGACCGGGCGAGCGATGCGCTCCTCGCCACCCCCCCTCCCATTGGCTGGCGCCCCCTTGGCCCCGACGACGAGCTCCTGCGCGTGCTTCTGCCCGACGACACGGTCTGA
- a CDS encoding c-type cytochrome, translating to MRAWAWVAVLGVGVGCGGPTPARDFGEALFKDPKLSDSQYNAFSCATCHATSAAEAEAKLYTGLSLEGAASRPNWWGGYEVRLIDAVNFCYTAFMRGTTPLEDEDPKSRALYEYLVSLSPQSTAPAQPFTLVRDITEVPRGDKTRGEEVYRAACQDCHGTRSTGDGRLTPLAPVLPEVARDYAQLFPNATPGLVFIEKVRHGRFFGVGGNMPPYSLEALSDADLGALLSYLGL from the coding sequence ATGAGGGCGTGGGCGTGGGTAGCGGTCCTGGGGGTGGGGGTGGGGTGTGGAGGGCCCACGCCGGCACGGGATTTCGGGGAAGCGCTCTTCAAGGATCCCAAGCTCTCGGACAGCCAGTACAACGCCTTCTCGTGCGCCACGTGCCACGCGACGAGCGCGGCCGAGGCCGAGGCGAAGCTGTACACGGGCCTGTCCTTGGAGGGTGCCGCGTCGCGGCCCAACTGGTGGGGCGGCTACGAGGTGCGGCTCATCGACGCGGTGAACTTCTGCTACACGGCCTTCATGCGGGGCACCACGCCCCTGGAGGACGAGGACCCCAAGAGCCGCGCGCTCTACGAGTACCTGGTGAGCCTGAGCCCCCAGAGCACCGCGCCCGCCCAGCCCTTCACGCTCGTGCGCGACATCACCGAGGTGCCGCGCGGGGACAAGACGCGGGGCGAGGAGGTGTACCGCGCCGCGTGCCAGGACTGTCACGGCACGCGCAGCACCGGCGACGGGCGGCTGACCCCGCTGGCGCCCGTGCTGCCCGAGGTGGCCCGGGACTACGCCCAGCTCTTCCCCAACGCCACGCCGGGGCTCGTCTTCATCGAGAAGGTGCGACACGGCCGCTTCTTCGGCGTGGGCGGGAACATGCCGCCCTACAGCCTGGAAGCCCTGTCGGATGCCGACCTGGGCGCACTGCTCTCCTACCTCGGTCTGTGA
- a CDS encoding LVIVD repeat-containing protein: MKSPRWARATVVAAWMVSACGPEPVPTPAPTPKPPPTDAQGDWEDPGRYAACQVYSVQGVACGEPEVFDLKSCDTGSLAGLAREAAYTVVYRAERAPPTIAADAFRLSPAGHSYRGVAPSQARLDDRDFFLSSTSTNDAGVTTRYSLRGCRAEGDRLYGCYAGCRNGQFINYGTFLAQRVSRRPGEAEASGLTLVSESPVSHGLAADVYVTQGHAYVVSLPLGSTPGGLSVFDVRDPAAPVLKTEISLPKDNYWNGVWAQGNALYVASANTGVITFDISNPAAPRLLRSLPSGVGAIDVHTVFVEGERLYAMSVGPVPKTLIFDIRQPTEPAPLGEYVEPGAGVDWTVGFPHDALAFEGRLYINHWRAGYLVVDVSDPREPKKLGAFTYPYATSHANAVGRFGDRLIAFEGGESWGAHLRVLDVTDPANPRRIGEYKLSENVSIHNMVLVGQRLYIAHYQHGVRVLDVSVPESPREVAYFNTVKGGEPHRGEGFYDGAIGIRVPGDGHVYVIDTSRGMLIFPEP; this comes from the coding sequence ATGAAGAGCCCGCGATGGGCGCGCGCGACCGTGGTCGCCGCGTGGATGGTGTCGGCCTGTGGCCCCGAGCCCGTGCCGACCCCGGCGCCCACCCCCAAGCCCCCGCCCACCGACGCCCAGGGCGACTGGGAGGACCCGGGGCGCTACGCCGCGTGTCAGGTGTATTCCGTCCAGGGCGTGGCGTGTGGGGAGCCGGAGGTCTTCGACCTCAAGTCCTGTGACACGGGCTCGCTCGCGGGCCTGGCGCGCGAGGCCGCCTACACCGTGGTGTACCGGGCCGAGCGCGCGCCGCCCACCATCGCGGCGGATGCCTTCCGGCTCTCGCCCGCGGGGCACTCGTACCGGGGCGTCGCGCCCTCGCAGGCCCGGCTCGACGACCGGGACTTCTTCCTGTCGAGCACGAGCACGAACGACGCCGGGGTCACCACGCGCTACTCCCTGCGGGGCTGCCGCGCCGAGGGGGACCGGCTGTATGGCTGCTACGCGGGGTGCCGCAATGGGCAGTTCATCAACTACGGCACCTTCCTGGCCCAGCGCGTGTCGCGGCGCCCGGGCGAGGCGGAGGCCTCCGGGTTGACGCTCGTGTCCGAGTCCCCCGTGTCCCATGGCCTGGCGGCGGATGTCTATGTCACCCAGGGGCATGCCTACGTGGTGTCCCTGCCCCTGGGCAGCACGCCGGGTGGCCTGTCTGTCTTCGACGTGCGCGATCCGGCCGCGCCGGTGCTGAAGACGGAGATCAGCCTGCCCAAGGACAACTATTGGAACGGCGTGTGGGCCCAGGGCAACGCGCTCTACGTGGCCAGCGCGAACACGGGTGTCATCACGTTCGACATCTCCAATCCGGCGGCGCCCCGGCTGCTGCGCAGTCTGCCCTCGGGCGTGGGCGCCATCGACGTGCACACCGTCTTCGTGGAGGGCGAGCGGCTCTACGCCATGTCGGTGGGGCCCGTGCCCAAGACGCTCATTTTCGACATCCGCCAGCCCACCGAGCCCGCGCCGCTGGGCGAGTACGTGGAGCCGGGCGCGGGCGTGGACTGGACGGTGGGCTTTCCCCACGATGCGCTGGCGTTCGAGGGGCGGCTGTACATCAACCACTGGCGCGCGGGCTACCTGGTGGTGGACGTGAGCGACCCGCGCGAGCCCAAGAAGCTGGGCGCGTTCACCTACCCCTACGCCACGAGCCACGCGAACGCGGTGGGCCGCTTCGGCGACCGGCTCATCGCCTTCGAGGGCGGCGAGAGCTGGGGCGCGCACCTGCGCGTGCTGGACGTGACGGACCCGGCGAATCCCCGGCGCATCGGGGAGTACAAGCTCTCGGAGAACGTCTCCATCCACAACATGGTGCTGGTGGGCCAGCGGCTGTACATCGCGCACTACCAGCACGGCGTGCGGGTGCTGGACGTGTCGGTGCCCGAGTCGCCCCGGGAGGTGGCCTACTTCAACACGGTGAAGGGCGGCGAGCCGCACCGGGGCGAGGGCTTCTACGACGGGGCGATCGGCATCCGCGTGCCGGGGGACGGCCACGTGTATGTCATCGACACCTCGCGCGGGATGCTCATCTTCCCCGAGCCCTGA
- a CDS encoding TIGR02265 family protein gives MMGTSMEQYAEPSFNAAQELQRRQALVGPRDTTRGFLFLTALDVVKTQLGKHAHERCLRAVGHTAFTAFFSYPVSALLALSYAAAQELSLEQGGFTQALQHLGFRVAPRFLESTTGKMLMSLVGRDPRRLLESLPTAYKTAWDHGGCALKWLGPKSGRLTYTNALPAPYFAGSVQQILFSARLRGQVLSRQVTLTESTVDFAWE, from the coding sequence ATGATGGGCACGTCCATGGAGCAGTACGCGGAGCCGTCGTTCAACGCCGCCCAGGAATTGCAGCGGCGGCAGGCCCTGGTGGGGCCGCGCGACACCACGCGGGGCTTTCTCTTCCTCACCGCGCTGGACGTGGTGAAGACGCAGTTGGGCAAACACGCCCACGAGCGGTGCCTCCGGGCGGTGGGCCACACCGCCTTCACCGCCTTCTTCAGCTACCCGGTGTCCGCCTTGCTCGCGTTGAGCTACGCGGCGGCGCAGGAGTTGAGCCTGGAGCAGGGCGGCTTCACCCAGGCCCTGCAGCACCTGGGCTTCCGCGTGGCGCCGCGCTTCCTCGAGTCCACCACGGGCAAGATGTTGATGTCGCTGGTGGGGCGCGACCCCCGGCGCCTGCTGGAGAGCCTGCCCACGGCGTACAAGACGGCGTGGGACCATGGCGGCTGCGCGCTCAAGTGGCTCGGGCCCAAGAGCGGCCGGCTCACGTACACCAACGCCCTGCCGGCGCCCTACTTCGCGGGCTCGGTGCAGCAGATCCTCTTCTCCGCGCGCCTGCGGGGCCAGGTGCTCAGCCGCCAGGTGACCCTGACGGAGAGCACGGTGGACTTCGCCTGGGAGTAG